Proteins encoded in a region of the Pseudomonas sp. PDNC002 genome:
- a CDS encoding urease accessory protein UreD has protein sequence MNAPATLFHPAWHAELELAYARIGDSTRPVTRRHLGPLRVQKHLYAEGPEVCQHIVVHPPGGIAGGDTLNLDIHANQDSWAQLTSPGAAKWYRAACPAKQHLGIRVAAGAMLEWLPQETIVYSGAQAELTTCIDLEADARLFYWDIVALGRPASRERFDNGHFAAALDIRRDGQRLWHERQRVSGGDRLLDSPIGLAGYPVMATLIASGQIDAALIEACRAIPCQGRGNLTQLPGLVVARCLAHEALHARAWLIELWRRLRPALLGREAVPPRIWST, from the coding sequence ATGAACGCACCGGCCACTCTCTTCCACCCCGCCTGGCATGCCGAGCTGGAGCTTGCCTACGCCCGCATCGGCGACAGCACGCGGCCGGTCACGCGAAGGCATCTCGGCCCGTTGCGGGTGCAGAAGCACCTGTACGCGGAAGGGCCGGAGGTCTGCCAGCACATCGTGGTGCACCCGCCTGGCGGCATCGCTGGCGGCGACACGCTGAACCTCGATATCCACGCCAATCAGGACAGCTGGGCGCAACTCACCAGCCCCGGCGCGGCCAAGTGGTACCGCGCCGCATGCCCGGCGAAGCAGCACCTCGGCATCCGCGTGGCGGCAGGCGCCATGCTGGAATGGCTGCCGCAGGAAACCATCGTCTACTCCGGCGCCCAGGCCGAGCTGACCACCTGCATCGACCTCGAAGCCGACGCCCGCCTGTTCTACTGGGACATCGTCGCCCTCGGCCGACCAGCCAGCCGCGAACGCTTCGACAACGGCCACTTCGCCGCCGCCCTGGACATCCGTCGTGACGGACAACGCCTGTGGCACGAACGCCAGCGCGTGAGCGGCGGCGACCGCCTGCTCGACTCGCCCATCGGCCTGGCCGGCTACCCGGTGATGGCCACGCTGATCGCCAGCGGGCAGATCGATGCTGCGCTCATCGAAGCCTGCCGTGCCATTCCCTGCCAGGGACGCGGCAACCTCACCCAACTGCCCGGCCTGGTCGTCGCCCGCTGCCTCGCCCACGAAGCGCTGCACGCCCGCGCCTGGCTCATCGAACTCTGGCGCCGGCTGCGGCCCGCGCTGCTCGGCCGCGAGGCCGTTCCCCCCCGAATCTGGAGCACCTGA
- a CDS encoding urease subunit gamma, with protein MDLTPREKDKLLIFTAGLVAERRLARGVKLNYPEAVALISAALLEGARDGQTVADLMHYGTTLLTREQVMEGVPEMIPEIQVEATFPDGTKLVTVHQPIA; from the coding sequence ATGGACCTGACCCCTCGCGAGAAGGACAAACTGCTGATCTTCACCGCCGGCCTGGTCGCCGAGCGCCGCCTCGCCCGCGGGGTGAAACTCAACTACCCGGAGGCCGTCGCGCTGATCTCCGCCGCGCTGCTTGAAGGCGCGCGGGATGGCCAGACGGTCGCCGACCTGATGCACTACGGCACCACGCTGCTCACCCGCGAACAGGTGATGGAAGGCGTGCCGGAAATGATCCCGGAGATCCAGGTGGAAGCCACCTTCCCGGACGGGACCAAGTTGGTCACTGTTCACCAGCCCATCGCTTGA
- a CDS encoding GNAT family N-acetyltransferase: protein MLIRDASQADLGSLRDIYNDAVLNTTAIWNEIAIDLENRRAWLELRAQQGFPVLVAEDDGEVVGYASYGPWRAFEGFRETVEHSVYVRADQRGKGLGPILMQALIERARAQGLHVMVAAIESGNAASIRLHERLGFVTTGQMPQVGQKFGRWLDLTFMQLILDSRSAP, encoded by the coding sequence ATGCTCATCCGCGACGCCAGCCAAGCCGACCTCGGCAGTCTGCGCGACATTTACAACGACGCAGTGCTCAACACCACCGCCATCTGGAACGAGATCGCCATCGACCTGGAGAACCGCCGCGCCTGGCTGGAATTGCGCGCGCAGCAAGGCTTCCCGGTGCTGGTGGCCGAGGACGATGGCGAGGTGGTGGGTTATGCCAGCTACGGCCCGTGGCGCGCCTTCGAGGGCTTCCGCGAAACCGTGGAGCACTCGGTCTACGTGCGCGCCGACCAGCGCGGCAAAGGTCTCGGTCCGATCCTGATGCAGGCGCTGATCGAGCGCGCCCGTGCCCAGGGCCTGCACGTGATGGTCGCGGCCATCGAGAGCGGCAACGCGGCGTCTATCCGCCTGCACGAGCGCCTGGGCTTCGTCACCACCGGGCAGATGCCCCAGGTCGGCCAGAAGTTCGGCCGCTGGCTGGACCTGACCTTCATGCAACTGATCCTCGACTCACGGAGCGCTCCATGA
- a CDS encoding urease subunit beta, whose protein sequence is MIPGEYDIQPGEIELNAGRRTLGLTVANSGDRPIQVGSHYHFFETNDALLFDRDAARGMRLNIPAGTAVRFEPGQSREVELVELAGERKVYGFAGRVMGAL, encoded by the coding sequence ATGATCCCAGGCGAATACGACATCCAGCCCGGCGAGATCGAACTCAACGCCGGCCGCCGCACGCTGGGCCTGACGGTGGCCAACAGCGGCGACCGGCCGATCCAGGTCGGCTCGCATTACCACTTCTTCGAGACCAACGACGCGCTGCTGTTCGACCGCGACGCGGCTCGCGGCATGCGCCTGAACATCCCGGCCGGTACGGCGGTGCGCTTCGAGCCGGGGCAGAGTCGTGAGGTGGAGTTGGTGGAGCTCGCGGGCGAGAGAAAGGTGTACGGATTTGCCGGGCGGGTGATGGGGGCGCTCTGA
- the ureC gene encoding urease subunit alpha, which produces MKISRQAYADMFGPTVGDRVRLADTNLWVEVEQDFTVYGEEVKFGGGKVIRDGMGQGQGCAAEVVDTVITNALIIDHWGIVKADVGLKHGRIAAIGKAGNPDIQPGVSIALGASTEVIAGEGMILTAGGIDTHIHFICPQQIEEALMSGVTTMIGGGTGPATGTNATTCTSGPWHMARMLQAADAFPMNIGFTGKGNASLPLPLEEQVHAGAIGLKLHEDWGTTPAAIDNCLSVADRLDVQVAIHTDTLNESGFVETTLAAFKGRTIHTYHTEGAGGGHAPDIIKACGFANVLPSSTNPTRPFTRNTIDEHLDMLMVCHHLDPSIAEDVAFAESRIRRETIAAEDILHDLGAFSMISSDSQAMGRVGEVITRTWQTADKMKKQRGALEGDSARNDNFRAKRYIAKYTINPAITHGVAHEVGSIEVGKLADLVLWRPAFFGVKPSLILKGGAIAASLMGDANASIPTPQPVHYRPMFASYGGSRHATCLTFISQAAFDLGVHHELGLRKAIGVVKGCRNVQKTDLIHNAYLPHIEVDAQNYQVRADGQLLWCEPADVLPMAQRYFLF; this is translated from the coding sequence ATGAAAATCAGCAGACAAGCCTACGCCGACATGTTCGGCCCCACCGTCGGCGACCGCGTGCGCCTGGCTGACACCAACCTGTGGGTCGAGGTGGAGCAGGACTTCACCGTCTACGGCGAGGAAGTGAAGTTCGGCGGCGGCAAGGTCATTCGCGACGGCATGGGCCAGGGCCAGGGCTGCGCTGCCGAGGTGGTCGACACGGTGATCACCAACGCGCTGATCATCGACCACTGGGGCATCGTCAAGGCCGACGTCGGCCTCAAGCACGGCCGCATCGCCGCCATCGGCAAGGCCGGCAACCCGGACATCCAGCCCGGCGTCAGCATCGCCCTGGGCGCCAGTACCGAAGTGATCGCCGGCGAGGGCATGATCCTCACCGCCGGTGGCATCGACACGCACATCCACTTCATCTGCCCGCAGCAGATCGAAGAGGCGCTGATGAGCGGAGTGACCACCATGATCGGCGGCGGCACCGGGCCGGCCACCGGCACCAACGCCACCACCTGCACCTCCGGCCCATGGCACATGGCGCGCATGCTCCAGGCCGCCGACGCCTTCCCGATGAACATCGGCTTCACCGGCAAGGGCAACGCCAGCCTGCCGCTGCCGCTGGAAGAGCAAGTGCACGCCGGCGCCATCGGCCTGAAGCTGCACGAGGACTGGGGCACCACCCCGGCGGCCATCGACAACTGCCTCTCCGTGGCCGACCGCCTCGACGTGCAGGTGGCGATCCACACCGACACCCTCAACGAATCCGGCTTCGTCGAAACCACCCTGGCCGCCTTCAAGGGCCGCACCATCCACACCTATCACACCGAAGGTGCCGGCGGCGGCCACGCGCCGGACATCATCAAGGCCTGCGGCTTCGCCAACGTGCTGCCCAGTTCGACCAACCCGACCCGGCCCTTCACCCGCAACACCATCGACGAGCACCTGGACATGCTCATGGTCTGCCATCACCTGGACCCGAGCATCGCCGAGGACGTGGCCTTCGCCGAGTCGCGTATTCGCCGCGAGACCATTGCCGCCGAAGACATCCTCCACGACCTTGGCGCCTTCAGCATGATCAGCTCCGACAGCCAGGCCATGGGCCGCGTCGGCGAAGTGATCACACGCACCTGGCAGACCGCCGACAAGATGAAGAAGCAGCGCGGCGCGCTGGAGGGCGACAGTGCGCGCAACGACAACTTCCGCGCCAAGCGCTACATCGCCAAGTACACCATCAACCCGGCGATCACCCACGGCGTGGCCCATGAAGTGGGCTCCATCGAAGTGGGCAAGCTGGCCGACCTGGTGCTCTGGCGCCCGGCCTTCTTCGGCGTGAAGCCGAGCCTGATCCTCAAGGGCGGTGCCATCGCCGCGAGCCTGATGGGCGACGCCAACGCCTCGATCCCGACGCCGCAGCCGGTGCATTACCGGCCGATGTTCGCCAGCTACGGTGGCAGCCGCCACGCCACCTGCCTGACCTTCATCAGCCAGGCGGCATTCGACCTCGGCGTGCACCACGAGCTGGGCCTGCGCAAGGCCATCGGCGTGGTGAAGGGTTGCCGCAACGTGCAGAAGACCGACCTGATCCACAACGCCTACCTGCCGCACATCGAAGTGGATGCGCAGAACTACCAGGTGCGTGCGGATGGTCAGTTGCTGTGGTGCGAGCCGGCTGACGTGCTGCCGATGGCACAGCGGTATTTCCTGTTCTGA